In Solanum pennellii chromosome 7, SPENNV200, the following are encoded in one genomic region:
- the LOC107026474 gene encoding ribosomal RNA processing protein 1 homolog: protein MKKRLRESKIKHQTTIIDTTLTQGTSLIKHLAACNASIRSKAFAHLQTWLVTQTQLDDDDMKKLWKGLFYCLWHSDKAPAQALLINRICSMVKTLDFGLCLHYFSAFLITLRREWNGIDHLRLDKFYLLIRKFLRAVFELMKKYGWNLEIMGKCNEILENNAFLATDKLLGHGVNYHIASVFLDELKGCFVPVQEDVVFCLFKPFLSVLGKSEDKIMVGKVKKCVFEELLKIGRSLLERRKEGMEGDESYDDVAFGVIALKTGFSGKLFEVGSSMDCVQGNRKVVLKLHEEFLRLEKEFEASGIEFSLPETNEVVDDGEDVPQLIPIEDNLTGKVGDLEVAEDENDKGFGDEALRKCKKVKRAEDGGSKKAKKKEKKKKVSEDDTLVEENETNELEATKREKKKKKKKKNGLSNGDSRENMIAINGDSSNYELVTENKVTFNEEVISNLQMQFEKVAAEVASDDDNDSSHTPTISMKKKRKRGKIAEGTESCIHVISSEGDAATKSTEKSSKKVRFAMKNNLIWKPNSPMPPQNLRLPPTLTPRGSALKKGVPPGPIREMPLSKKMKQKKKGRKILRTVSPAMKRLKKMKAVFT from the coding sequence ATGAAGAAGAGACTCAGAGAATCCAAAATCAAACACCAAACAACCATTATTGACACCACCTTAACACAAGGTACTTCTCTGATAAAACATTTAGCTGCTTGTAACGCTTCCATTAGGTCAAAAGCATTCGCACATCTTCAAACATGGCTTGTAACACAAACTCAACtcgatgatgatgatatgaagaAGTTGTGGAAGGGACTTTTCTACTGTCTTTGGCATTCTGATAAAGCCCCTGCTCAAGCTCTACTTATCAACCGTATTTGCTCTATGGTGAAAACTCTTGATTTCGGTCTTTGTTTGCattatttttctgcttttttGATAACCCTTCGTCGTGAATGGAATGGTATTGACCATTTGAGATTGGACAAGTTTTACTTGCTAATTAGGAAATTTCTTAGGGCAGTTTTtgaattgatgaagaaatatGGTTGGAATTTGGAGATTATGGGAAAATGTAATGAGATATTGGAAAATAATGCTTTTCTTGCTACAGATAAGTTGTTGGGTCATGGGGTGAATTATCATATTGCTTCTGTTTTTCTTGATGAGCTAAAAGGGTGTTTTGTTCCGGTCCAAGAGGATGTGGTTTTCTGCTTGTTTAAGCCCTTTTTGAGTGTATTGGGAAAGTCTGAGGATAAAATTATGGTTGGGAAAGTGAAAAAATGTGTGTTTGAGGAGTTGTTAAAGATTGGGAGGAGCTTGCTGGAGAGGAGGAAGGAAGGTATGGAGGGGGATGAGAGCTATGATGATGTAGCATTTGGGGTTATCGCATTGAAAACAGGGTTTTCAGGAAAGCTTTTTGAGGTTGGTTCATCCATGGACTGTGTTCAGGGTAATAGGAAGGTGGTGTTGAAATTGCACGAGGAGTTCTTGAGGTTGGAGAAGGAGTTTGAAGCTTCGGGGATTGAATTTAGTCTGCCTGAGACGAATGAGGTTGTTGATGATGGTGAAGATGTGCCTCAGTTAATACCCATTGAGGATAATTTGACTGGTAAAGTGGGTGATTTAGAAGTGGCTGAGGATGAGAATGATAAAGGATTTGGTGATGAGGCTTTAAGGAAATGCAAAAAGGTGAAGAGAGCAGAAGATGGAGGCAGTAAAAAGGctaagaagaaagaaaagaaaaagaaggttTCTGAGGATGACACTTTGGTTGAGGAAAACGAGACCAATGAGCTCGAGGCTACTAAAcgggagaaaaagaaaaagaaaaagaagaaaaatgggcTTAGTAATGGTGACAGCAGGGAAAATATGATTGCTATTAATGGTGATAGTTCCAATTACGAGCTGGTCACTGAGAACAAAGTGACTTTTAATGAAGAAGTGATTTCAAATCTTCAGATGCAGTTTGAGAAGGTTGCTGCTGAAGTTGCTTCAGACGATGACAACGATTCATCTCACACACCTACTATTTCtatgaaaaagaagagaaagagaggAAAAATTGCTGAGGGAACGGAGTCTTGCATCCATGTTATAAGTAGTGAAGGGGATGCTGCTACAAAGAGCACAGAGAAAAGTTCAAAGAAGGTTAGGTTTGCTATGAAGAACAACCTGATATGGAAACCAAACAGTCCAATGCCTCCACAAAACTTACGGTTGCCACCCACTCTTACTCCCCGAGGTAGTGCTTTGAAGAAGGGGGTGCCTCCTGGCCCCATAAGAGAGATGCCTCTCTCCAAGAAGATGAAACAGAAAAAGAAAGGCCGCAAGATACTAAGGACCGTCTCCCCTGCCATGAAGCGACTGAAAAAGATGAAAGCTGTGTTTACTTAG